The following are encoded together in the Verrucomicrobiota bacterium genome:
- the rpmF gene encoding 50S ribosomal protein L32 — translation MGVPKRKTSKMRLRTRKAANRWHAPKLGKCTQCGAPLHSHTACTACGTYRGRQVLDVEVA, via the coding sequence ATGGGAGTACCTAAACGTAAAACTTCAAAGATGCGCCTTCGCACCCGCAAGGCTGCAAACCGCTGGCATGCCCCTAAGCTGGGCAAGTGCACCCAGTGCGGCGCACCACTTCATTCCCACACTGCCTGCACCGCTTGCGGTACCTACCGCGGTCGTCAGGTGCTTGATGTCGAGGTGGCATAA
- the plsX gene encoding phosphate acyltransferase PlsX, producing MRIALDAMGGDYAPQSTVAGAAMALREYPKITKLFLTGDESAIKTELAKLGCSDPRIEIVHTTQVVEMSDAAVDSVRRKKDSSVARAVDLVKKGDADAIVSAGHTGAAVAATTIKLRTLEGIERPGIASYLPTEKNVCVLIDAGANVDARPVHLLQYAIMGSVLSEHVLGYSNPEIGLMSIGGEDVKGSEFTKDVFKLLKASSLNFRGNIEGHDLFEHPVEVILCDGFTGNVVLKTAEATASAVFRWLKHELIKTPFRMFGAWIARNAFRAIRRKTNYEDYGGSPLLGVNGICIIAHGSSTPLAVKNAIRVAIEFIEQQVNPRIVEAVRAYNLKNAHLAQTAAAVAPDNSTLEESHAV from the coding sequence ATGAGGATTGCCCTCGATGCCATGGGGGGTGACTACGCCCCTCAGAGTACGGTCGCCGGGGCAGCTATGGCTCTCCGAGAGTACCCGAAGATAACCAAGCTCTTCCTTACCGGGGACGAGTCGGCCATCAAGACCGAGTTGGCCAAGCTCGGCTGTAGTGATCCCAGGATCGAGATCGTACACACGACTCAGGTTGTGGAGATGAGCGACGCGGCCGTCGATTCCGTCCGTCGCAAGAAAGACTCCTCCGTCGCCCGTGCCGTCGATTTGGTCAAGAAGGGTGATGCCGACGCCATCGTCAGTGCCGGCCATACCGGTGCCGCCGTCGCGGCCACGACGATCAAGCTCCGCACTCTCGAGGGAATCGAGCGTCCCGGCATCGCCTCCTACCTTCCCACCGAGAAGAACGTCTGCGTCCTCATCGATGCTGGCGCGAATGTTGACGCCCGACCTGTCCACCTTCTCCAGTACGCGATCATGGGCTCGGTCCTTTCCGAACATGTCCTCGGTTACAGCAATCCTGAGATCGGCCTGATGTCGATCGGCGGCGAGGATGTGAAAGGAAGCGAGTTCACCAAGGATGTCTTCAAACTCCTGAAGGCCTCCTCACTGAATTTCCGGGGGAATATCGAGGGACACGACCTCTTCGAGCATCCCGTCGAGGTGATCCTCTGCGACGGCTTCACCGGCAATGTCGTCCTGAAGACCGCCGAGGCAACTGCTAGTGCCGTCTTCCGCTGGCTGAAGCACGAACTCATTAAGACCCCGTTCCGGATGTTTGGCGCATGGATTGCCAGGAATGCCTTCCGTGCCATCCGCAGAAAGACCAACTACGAGGACTACGGCGGCAGTCCCCTGCTCGGAGTTAACGGAATTTGTATTATTGCTCACGGCTCCAGCACACCGCTGGCCGTCAAGAACGCGATCCGCGTTGCCATCGAGTTCATCGAGCAGCAGGTGAACCCTCGTATCGTCGAGGCTGTCAGGGCCTACAATTTGAAGAACGCTCATCTAGCCCAGACTGCAGCAGCCGTTGCCCCAGATAACTCAACCTTGGAAGAGTCCCATGCCGTCTGA